In one Nitrospira sp. SG-bin1 genomic region, the following are encoded:
- a CDS encoding alpha-glucan phosphorylase, producing MNSPNVVNNSLPHNLRRLPELAQNLWWSWTWEARQLFEAIDPTLWFLTNHNPVKLLSDVRPDRLTRLAEDPSFLRQYSAVFRLFDEYLANKKSWTGTHHADLTKTTIAYFSAEFGLHASVPIYSGGLGILAGDHCKEASDLGLPLVGVGFMYPQGYFRQRITPEGWQEAAYAPFNRDESPVHLAQTSAGEPCRFAVDMGGRRVTAAVWKVLVGRVPLFLIDTDVPENSPEDRALSARLYGGDQEMRLCQEILLGIGGVRMLRSLGISPSVWHANEGHSAFLTLERVREFVQKGSSHAEASELVRQSTVFTTHTPVPAGHDVFPHHLMDRYFAGYWEQLGLSRDEFLHLGETPESSGNGFNMTALVMRLSAHVNGVSREHGRVSREMWQHFWPGLSADQIPIRSVTNGIHAPTWISPELHHLYSKSLSPTWAHTCDDPAMWQRVMDVPDHELWAVRQAMKRKLMGFIRERARAGWMHGHLQPSQVLTRGTLLDPEALTIGFARRFATYKRATLLFRDLERLKTLLQDRWRPVQLIFAGKAHPADEPGRYFIHEVLNFCHDHKLGGRIAFLEDYEMHMAKYLVQGVDIWLNTPRFPMEASGTSGMKAALNGVLNLSVLDGWWVEGYNGANGWGIQPLSEQADAQAQDHHDVEQLYRVLEQEVVPLFYQRDRDGIPRGWLQMVKECIRTIAPQFCTTRMLKDYVSLMYRAATVRQPTTW from the coding sequence GTGAATTCTCCGAATGTGGTGAATAATTCGCTTCCGCACAATCTGCGTCGCCTGCCCGAGCTGGCGCAGAATCTTTGGTGGAGTTGGACGTGGGAAGCGCGCCAGCTGTTCGAGGCGATTGATCCGACGCTGTGGTTTCTCACCAACCATAATCCGGTGAAGCTCTTGAGCGACGTCAGACCGGACCGGTTGACGCGCTTGGCCGAAGACCCGTCGTTTCTCCGCCAGTACTCCGCGGTGTTCCGTCTGTTCGACGAATATCTGGCCAACAAGAAAAGTTGGACCGGAACGCACCATGCCGATTTGACGAAAACCACGATTGCGTACTTCTCCGCCGAATTCGGACTCCATGCCTCGGTCCCGATTTATAGCGGAGGCCTCGGCATTTTGGCCGGGGACCATTGCAAAGAAGCGAGCGACCTCGGGTTGCCGCTTGTCGGCGTCGGGTTCATGTATCCGCAAGGCTATTTCCGCCAGCGGATCACACCGGAAGGATGGCAAGAGGCGGCGTACGCCCCGTTCAATCGTGATGAGTCTCCGGTTCACTTGGCTCAGACTTCGGCGGGAGAACCTTGCCGGTTTGCCGTCGACATGGGCGGGCGCCGTGTCACCGCCGCCGTCTGGAAAGTACTGGTCGGCCGTGTACCGTTGTTTCTGATCGATACCGATGTGCCGGAGAACAGTCCGGAGGATCGCGCGCTCTCCGCCCGTCTCTACGGCGGCGATCAAGAGATGCGCCTCTGTCAGGAAATCTTATTGGGGATCGGCGGCGTGCGCATGTTACGCTCGCTCGGCATCTCGCCCTCGGTCTGGCATGCCAACGAAGGGCACTCCGCCTTTCTCACCTTGGAGCGCGTCCGGGAGTTTGTTCAAAAGGGTTCATCTCACGCGGAAGCCAGCGAACTGGTCCGTCAGAGCACCGTGTTCACGACCCACACGCCCGTGCCGGCGGGGCACGACGTCTTCCCGCACCATTTGATGGATCGATACTTCGCCGGCTATTGGGAACAATTGGGCCTTTCACGCGACGAGTTTCTCCATCTCGGCGAAACTCCCGAATCCAGCGGGAACGGTTTCAACATGACGGCGCTGGTCATGCGTCTGTCGGCCCATGTCAACGGCGTCAGTCGTGAACATGGGCGCGTCAGCCGCGAGATGTGGCAGCACTTCTGGCCGGGATTATCGGCGGACCAGATTCCCATTCGCAGCGTGACCAACGGCATTCATGCGCCGACCTGGATTTCGCCCGAACTGCACCATCTGTATAGTAAATCGCTCAGCCCGACCTGGGCCCATACCTGCGATGATCCGGCCATGTGGCAGCGGGTGATGGATGTACCCGACCATGAACTTTGGGCGGTTCGACAGGCAATGAAGCGAAAATTGATGGGCTTTATCCGCGAGCGAGCCAGGGCCGGCTGGATGCACGGCCATCTGCAGCCGTCTCAGGTCCTCACACGCGGCACGCTCCTAGACCCCGAGGCATTGACCATCGGGTTCGCGCGTCGATTTGCGACGTACAAGCGTGCGACGCTGCTCTTCCGGGACCTGGAACGGCTGAAGACGCTCCTGCAGGACCGATGGCGCCCGGTCCAACTAATCTTCGCCGGCAAGGCCCATCCGGCCGATGAGCCGGGTCGGTACTTTATTCACGAAGTACTGAACTTCTGCCATGATCACAAGCTGGGCGGCCGCATCGCGTTCTTGGAAGACTACGAGATGCATATGGCGAAGTATCTCGTCCAAGGCGTCGACATTTGGTTGAACACCCCTCGCTTTCCGATGGAAGCCAGCGGTACCAGCGGCATGAAAGCCGCCCTGAACGGCGTGTTGAACCTCAGTGTCCTCGACGGCTGGTGGGTCGAGGGGTACAACGGAGCCAACGGGTGGGGCATCCAACCGTTGAGTGAACAGGCCGACGCGCAAGCCCAAGACCATCATGATGTGGAACAGCTCTATCGCGTGCTGGAACAGGAAGTCGTGCCGCTGTTCTATCAACGCGATCGCGACGGGATTCCCCGCGGCTGGCTTCAAATGGTCAAGGAATGTATCCGTACCATCGCGCCCCAGTTCTGCACCACGCGCATGCTGAAGGACTATGTCAGTCTCATGTACCGCGCCGCCACGGTGCGCCAGCCGACGACATGGTAG
- a CDS encoding MFS transporter, which yields MIDVHNITKRYGHHTAIDRVTFSVAKGEVLAFLGPNGAGKTTTMRILTCFMPATEGTARVAGFDCTEQPLEVKRQIGYLPETPPVYQELTVTEYLTFVGRLRGTTGPKLSSALDQSIERLELGSVRHRLIGNLSRGYRQRVGLAQALLHDPPVLILDEPTVGLDPKQIIEIRELIKSLAGSHSVILSTHILPEATAVCQRVVIINKGRIVAEDTPEQLSTRLRQSEKVSITLKTCPADCETKLRAIPGILNVLPGQAGGSFLIESELGRDLRDEIARVAVSNQWGLLELRTVSMTLEDVFLQLTRHEDQTPDTTEATVSLASAEKVDT from the coding sequence GTGATCGACGTTCACAACATTACCAAGCGGTACGGCCATCATACGGCCATCGATCGCGTCACCTTCTCGGTGGCCAAGGGGGAGGTGTTGGCATTCCTTGGTCCCAACGGGGCCGGCAAAACGACCACGATGCGAATCCTCACCTGTTTCATGCCGGCGACGGAAGGTACCGCGCGAGTGGCCGGTTTTGATTGCACTGAGCAGCCGCTGGAAGTGAAACGGCAGATCGGATACCTGCCGGAAACGCCGCCGGTCTACCAAGAACTGACCGTCACGGAATATCTCACCTTCGTCGGCCGGCTTCGTGGAACTACCGGACCGAAACTCTCGTCGGCCCTCGATCAATCCATTGAACGACTTGAGCTGGGTTCGGTGCGGCACCGACTGATCGGCAACCTCTCCCGCGGCTACCGTCAGCGCGTGGGCCTGGCGCAAGCGCTGTTGCACGATCCCCCGGTTCTGATCCTCGATGAACCGACGGTCGGCCTTGATCCCAAGCAAATCATTGAAATCCGTGAGCTCATCAAGAGCCTGGCCGGCTCGCATTCCGTGATTCTCAGCACCCATATCCTTCCGGAAGCGACCGCCGTCTGCCAACGGGTCGTCATCATCAATAAAGGCCGCATCGTCGCGGAAGATACCCCTGAACAGTTGTCGACCCGATTGCGTCAATCGGAGAAAGTTTCGATCACCCTCAAGACATGTCCGGCCGACTGCGAGACGAAGCTTCGCGCGATTCCCGGCATTCTGAACGTGCTTCCCGGGCAGGCTGGAGGAAGTTTTTTAATCGAAAGCGAGCTCGGCCGCGATCTGCGCGACGAGATCGCCCGCGTGGCCGTGTCGAACCAGTGGGGATTGCTTGAACTCCGCACCGTGTCGATGACGTTGGAAGACGTCTTCCTCCAGCTCACGCGCCACGAGGACCAGACTCCGGATACGACGGAGGCCACCGTGAGCCTGGCCTCCGCAGAAAAGGTGGACACGTAG
- a CDS encoding DNA-binding response regulator, protein MEKIKVLIADDHRVVREGLAAILKTKDDIHVIGEAQDGMEAVEKARALLPDVILMDVSMPRMGGVEATRQIKREFPHIGIVALTMYEEQQYIFDLVRAGATGYLLKDSESSQIVAAIRAIYRGESLIHPSVASKILAEFSLMAQKKGKKPAWAEHDLTEREITVLRLVADGKTNKEIANSLDLSEKTVKNHVRNIFHKLQVYDRTQAAILAIRKGLIELDPKR, encoded by the coding sequence ATGGAGAAGATTAAGGTGTTGATCGCCGACGACCATCGGGTGGTCCGGGAAGGCTTGGCCGCCATTCTCAAGACCAAGGACGATATTCACGTCATCGGCGAAGCCCAGGATGGGATGGAAGCGGTGGAGAAAGCCCGCGCCCTGCTGCCGGATGTGATTCTCATGGACGTGAGCATGCCGCGGATGGGCGGCGTCGAGGCGACCAGGCAAATCAAGCGGGAGTTTCCACATATCGGCATCGTCGCGTTGACGATGTACGAGGAGCAACAATACATCTTCGACCTCGTGCGTGCAGGCGCAACCGGGTATCTCTTGAAAGACTCCGAATCGTCGCAAATCGTGGCGGCCATCCGCGCCATCTATCGGGGTGAATCACTGATCCATCCGTCCGTCGCCAGCAAAATCTTGGCGGAATTCTCGTTGATGGCGCAAAAGAAAGGCAAGAAGCCGGCGTGGGCCGAGCATGATCTGACCGAACGGGAGATTACGGTCTTGCGGCTGGTGGCCGACGGAAAAACCAACAAGGAGATCGCGAACAGTCTTGATTTGAGCGAAAAGACGGTGAAGAACCACGTCCGGAACATCTTCCACAAGCTGCAAGTCTATGACCGCACGCAAGCGGCCATTCTCGCCATTCGCAAGGGACTGATCGAGCTGGACCCGAAACGATAA
- a CDS encoding NrdR family transcriptional regulator, translated as MKCPFCDELEDKVVDSRMAKEGEVIRRRRECLGCKRRYTTYERVEEILPVVVKKDGRRESFDRNKILVGLKKACEKRPISISTIEAVTDRIEKRIQEMGETEIESRVVGEEVMKELHQLDQVAYVRFASVYREFKDIDQFMDELKTLAQHRRER; from the coding sequence GTGAAATGTCCCTTCTGCGATGAACTCGAGGACAAGGTCGTCGATTCCCGCATGGCCAAGGAGGGCGAAGTCATTCGCCGTCGCCGTGAGTGCCTGGGCTGCAAGCGCCGCTATACCACCTACGAGCGGGTCGAGGAAATTCTTCCCGTGGTGGTGAAGAAAGACGGTCGCCGAGAGTCCTTTGACCGCAATAAGATTCTGGTCGGTCTGAAAAAAGCCTGTGAAAAGCGGCCGATCAGCATCAGCACGATCGAAGCCGTCACCGATCGAATTGAAAAACGGATCCAGGAGATGGGCGAGACGGAGATTGAGAGTCGGGTCGTCGGTGAAGAAGTCATGAAGGAGTTGCATCAGCTGGACCAGGTCGCCTATGTCCGCTTCGCATCCGTGTACCGAGAGTTCAAGGACATCGACCAATTCATGGACGAGCTGAAAACGCTCGCGCAGCACCGTCGCGAGCGGTAG
- a CDS encoding serine hydroxymethyltransferase (catalyzes the reaction of glycine with 5,10-methylenetetrahydrofolate to form L-serine and tetrahydrofolate) encodes MSSDAIGSWDALKTADPEVYAAIEAEEVRQREKLLLIASENFASPAVLAAQGSLLTNKYAEGYPGKRYYGGCQHADAVEDLAIQRCREIFGAEHVNVQPHSGSQANMAAYLSVLKAGDTILGMDLAQGGHLTHGSKVNFSGILFRVFSYGVDRETERIDYDAVQKVAEECRPRMIVVGASAYARVLDFPRFQQIAKSVGAYLLVDIAHIAGLIAAGLHPNPVPYADFVTTTTHKTLRGPRGGVTMCKAEHAKAVDKLVFPGLQGGPLMHVIAAKAVAFKEALSPEFKCYQRQVLANAKALAQGFVDRGYKIVSGGTDTHLMLLNLTNKGITGKEADAALDTAGIIVNKNAVPYDEKPPAVASGIRLGSPIVSTRGMKEPEMKQIVELVDRVLRHRQEPAALEDVREQAKALCARFPIFHPY; translated from the coding sequence ATGAGCAGTGACGCGATTGGTTCATGGGATGCCCTGAAAACGGCCGATCCCGAAGTCTACGCCGCGATCGAGGCGGAAGAAGTCCGGCAGCGGGAGAAATTGCTCCTCATCGCGTCGGAAAATTTCGCCAGCCCGGCGGTCTTGGCGGCACAAGGCTCCTTGCTCACCAATAAATATGCGGAAGGGTATCCCGGCAAACGGTATTACGGCGGATGCCAGCATGCGGACGCCGTCGAGGATCTGGCGATTCAGCGGTGCCGAGAAATTTTCGGCGCCGAACATGTGAATGTGCAGCCGCATTCCGGTTCGCAAGCCAACATGGCGGCCTATCTGTCGGTCCTGAAGGCGGGGGACACCATTCTCGGGATGGATCTTGCCCAAGGCGGCCATCTCACGCATGGGAGTAAAGTCAACTTCTCAGGCATCCTCTTCCGCGTGTTCTCCTATGGCGTCGATCGTGAGACGGAACGGATCGACTACGATGCCGTTCAAAAGGTTGCCGAGGAATGCCGTCCGCGGATGATCGTCGTCGGCGCCAGCGCCTATGCCCGCGTGCTGGATTTCCCCCGGTTCCAGCAGATTGCCAAATCGGTCGGGGCCTATCTGCTGGTCGATATCGCGCACATTGCCGGCCTCATCGCCGCCGGACTCCATCCGAATCCCGTGCCCTATGCCGACTTCGTCACGACGACGACGCATAAAACGCTCCGCGGTCCCCGTGGCGGCGTCACGATGTGCAAAGCCGAGCACGCGAAGGCGGTCGACAAGCTCGTATTTCCGGGATTACAGGGCGGCCCCTTGATGCATGTGATCGCGGCCAAGGCGGTGGCCTTCAAAGAAGCCTTGTCGCCGGAATTCAAATGCTATCAGCGGCAAGTCCTCGCCAACGCGAAGGCCTTGGCGCAAGGGTTCGTCGATCGCGGCTATAAGATCGTCTCGGGCGGGACCGATACTCACTTGATGCTCTTGAACCTCACGAACAAGGGGATCACCGGGAAAGAGGCGGATGCCGCGCTCGATACGGCCGGGATAATCGTCAACAAGAACGCCGTGCCGTATGATGAAAAACCGCCGGCCGTGGCCAGCGGAATCCGTCTGGGGTCGCCCATCGTCTCCACGCGCGGGATGAAGGAACCCGAGATGAAGCAGATCGTCGAGTTGGTGGATCGTGTCCTCCGGCACCGACAGGAGCCGGCCGCGTTGGAAGACGTTCGCGAACAGGCCAAAGCATTGTGTGCCAGGTTTCCCATCTTTCATCCCTACTAG
- a CDS encoding 50S ribosomal protein L9: MKVILQETLEGVGHLGDLINVADGFARNYLLPRRKAVQADSRSIKAFEHVKRVAAEKAKKEKLEIEAHAKKVSAVSLTIEAQVGKDDKMFGSVTAKDIAEGLAAQGVTVDRRKIQLAQPIKELGTVSVPIKMPRDVVATVTVRVVKKQEPEEPSA, translated from the coding sequence ATGAAAGTCATTCTTCAAGAAACCCTGGAAGGGGTGGGGCATCTCGGCGATCTCATCAACGTCGCCGATGGATTTGCGAGGAACTATCTGTTGCCGCGCCGGAAGGCCGTCCAAGCCGACAGCCGGAGCATCAAGGCCTTCGAACATGTGAAACGAGTGGCGGCGGAAAAGGCCAAGAAAGAGAAACTGGAAATCGAGGCCCATGCCAAGAAGGTGTCCGCGGTCTCGCTGACGATCGAAGCGCAGGTCGGGAAAGACGACAAGATGTTCGGGTCCGTCACCGCGAAAGACATCGCGGAAGGGTTGGCCGCGCAAGGTGTCACGGTGGATCGGCGAAAAATCCAATTGGCGCAACCGATCAAGGAACTCGGCACGGTATCCGTGCCGATCAAGATGCCGAGGGACGTGGTGGCGACCGTGACGGTCCGCGTGGTGAAGAAGCAAGAGCCTGAAGAACCTTCAGCGTAA